AAAAGGCAACGATCAGACCCCGCTTGATGTAACGCCTGACCCCTTGGACAGGGACATCTGAGGCGATCCAGGCTTCCAGAAAAGACAGCCACGTTGCCCCTTTTACGGCGAGAAAAAAGAAAAGCCGCCGGAAAAGGGTTACCGCCAGCCACAGGACAACGGCCACCAGAAACAACAGCACCACCAGCCGTGTGCTGACGTCCCTGACAACCGCCAGAGAGGTCCCGAAAAACACCCCGGGCAGGACATAGGCAAAGGCCCAGCCGACGCCCGACAGAATATTGACGGGAATGAACCTTGACGGCTTCATATCCAGCATGCCGGCCACGATGGGAATCACCGGCCTGATGGGCCCGATAAACCTGCCCATCAGAATGCTTTTCCCGCCATGGCGGTTGAAAAAGGCTTCACCGCGGGCCAGCATCATGGGGTGCTTCCTGAACGGCCACAGATCCCTTAACCGCTGGTGATAATGCCGACCGAGCCAGTAGCTGATCCCGTCCCCGGCAATGGCGCCGGCTACCGCCAGGACAATCGTCGGTTTTAATGAAAGATATCCCGTGGCAATGAGGACTCCGATTCCAAGCATGAGAACGGTTCCGGGGATCAGTATCCCGACAAAGGCCAGCGATTCGGACAGGGATATGAGAAACACCACGCCATAGGCGATCTTCGGATAGTCTGAAATGATGGTTAACAGGCTCGACAAAGACATATTCCCGACTTGTTTTC
This genomic interval from Desulfobacterales bacterium contains the following:
- a CDS encoding DedA family protein — protein: MSSLLTIISDYPKIAYGVVFLISLSESLAFVGILIPGTVLMLGIGVLIATGYLSLKPTIVLAVAGAIAGDGISYWLGRHYHQRLRDLWPFRKHPMMLARGEAFFNRHGGKSILMGRFIGPIRPVIPIVAGMLDMKPSRFIPVNILSGVGWAFAYVLPGVFFGTSLAVVRDVSTRLVVLLFLVAVVLWLAVTLFRRLFFFLAVKGATWLSFLEAWIASDVPVQGVRRYIKRGLIVAF